GCGTTTTATTACTACCGCAAACAATTCTTCGATAAGGTAGATTTCTCCGATGGTCGTTTGCTCCGGTCTCCCTCTCTCTGGAACCGGGTAAATCAATATATGGATAAACTCACGGTCAAACACCCTGATTCTATTATTCAGTCTATCGACTATATTCTGGGGCTTGCCCGTCAAAACGATGATAATTTTGAATATCTGGTAGCCAAACTCCTCAATACGTGGGGGGTAGAAAGCAAACTGATGGGCATGGACGCTGTATATGTCCATATGGTGGAGCGGTATTATTTGTCAGGCGATGCCTGGTGGGCCGATTCTGCGCTGCTCAATAAGATGATCGAACGCGCGACTGCACTTAGTCCCAATCTCATTGGTCGCCCGGCACCCAACTTTGCCGCTTTTGACCTGAATGGAAACCCGCTTCCCCTGTATGATGTGGATGCCAAACTGACAATTCTCTATTTCTGGGACTATGACTGCGGGCATTGTAAAAAGATCACGCCGGAACTATCCAAAATATATCCCAAATACCTCAGTAAAGGGGTGAAAGTCTATGCCGTAAGCATCAACGGAGATGTGGAAGTGTGGAAGAAAAAACTGGTGGAATACGGACTCGGACAAGCTATAAACGTGCAGGATCACCGACGTCAGACAGGATTTGACGGGATGTATGATGTACTGAGTACACCGCGCATTTTTATTCTGGACAAAGATAAAATTATCCGCTACAAGCAGATCGCAGTTGAACAGGTGGAGGAAATCCTGGACAGAGAACTGGAAGAAATCGCTAAAAAAGATACACCAGGGAGCTGATAGGGGTTATTTCTGCATGATTGCAGTACAATTGTCGGTTTTGGTAAATCCGTCTGATTCGTACTGAACAGAAAAATTGAGGGTGAGGGTAGTTCCGCTAAAGCTGCCTTCACCCTCAAATGTATAGGCAATCACGCCACAGTCTATCGTTTGGGAGGCAATGCCGATTTCTGCACCGCTGATAGATGCCTCCAGCTTTATTTCGCCACCCGGGCAGTCGTAGTCGCCGAGGTTGTAGATATATACTTTCATCGGCTCGTTTTCGATTTCTTCAATAAAAACCGTATGGTTGGCGGTTGTCGTAAAACAACCTTCATATCGAATCTGGTAGGTGCCAAGAAACTTCTGAATCACCAGATTTTCACAAAAAACGCCTTCATAGCCATCCAGACACACACAGGAGCCATCTTCTTCCTGGCAGGCACCGCCATTGAGGCAGGTGACGGTTTCACAGGGTTTTTCTTTACAGGAAAGAAAGAAAAACGGAACAAGGATGAAGAGGAAAAGTGTTTTTCGGGTCATGGGTTTGGGGTTTATGGAAAAAAATAAAAACTTTGATTCAGAAAAAGTATCTGTAATTATAACGATTAAAAAGAAAAGGAGAGCTATTGACTCTCCTTAACATTATAACTCAGCTGAAAAATAAAAGTTTTTCAGGCAAATTGTTCGATCACATTTTTAAGTTGCGTTTTCGGCATAACCCCTGAGCCGCGCCATTTTACCTGACCTTCCTGAAACAAGATAAAGGTCGGGATACCCATAATCTGGTATGCCTGGGCTACCTGCGGGTTTTTATCCACATCAACTTTGATAATATTGGCTTTCTCCTTCATCTCGGCAGCCAGTTCGCGCAGTACGGGAGCCATCGCATGGCAGGGACCGCACCAATCTGCATAGAAATCTACCAGCACGGGCTGGCTGGACTGAATGAGCGAAGCGAAGGATGTTTTAGGTTGAGACATAATTTTCAGGAAGTAACTTTACATGTGTTAAGACCAAAAATTGCGTATAGCGGGCAGAAGCTGACAATACTTGTCAGAATAAAAATACCTGCTACTACGCCCAGAATAATGGCAAGTGTACCGCCGATGACATTTGTGAAATATAGCGCAGCGATTACCACAGCAACCAGGATGCGTACAATTCTGTCGGTGTTTCCCATGTTCCTTTTCATAGTAAGTTAGATTAGCGTGATTGAATTAAAAGTACAATTCCAGAGATAGTGCCGATACAAATGATGCATACAAGCACCAGTTTGAATACTTTTTGTATGACACTTTGCTCTTTCATAATGCTAAACTAATACATAGTATACCTCCAGATCAGTGACTTGTGTCACATACCGAGTAATTTTATTTCATTTCGGGCCAACTTAATCTTCCCGGAGGACTCCAGTTTTTTTAAGGTGCGTGAAATTACCTCCCTTGCAGTGCCCATATCGTTGGCAATTTCCTGATGTGTGCTGTGCAGGGTGTCTGTACTCTGATTGACTGCACGGGTTTTCAGATATTCAAAGAGCCGTTCATCCAGATTTCTGAAGACCAGCTGATCGACCGTGTTGAGCAGATCCAGATAGCGCAGGTTATATAGACTAAAGAGAAACCGGTTAAGTGAAGGATATTTGCGCAGCCAGCCGTCAAGCCGCTCTACAGGAATTAACAGGAGATCGGTTTCTGTTTCGGTTACCGCCTGAATTTTGCTCTCCGAATGTGTCATATAGGATGAAAAAGACATAATACACGATTCTCCCGGGCGGATATAGTACAGCAATAAATCTTTTTCTTCTCCCATACTGGAAGCTTTGATGAGACCCCGGAGTACTACGGGTAAGACGTGAACAGAGGACCCTTCTTCCAATATCACCGTATGAGCCGGCAAGGTTTTTAGCAATCCGTATTGTTTGATTTCTTCCAGAAAATCTTTCTCGGCAAAAGGGATATATTGGGTGATTAATTGGTCCATAATAATTGCTGATTGTTGCTGTATTTACAATAATTCAGGGAAATATCCTCCCAATCTGCGTTAAACTTCCTCTCCCACAGCCACCGGCCGCTCCGGATTTGTAATCCATTCACTCCATGAACCGGGGTAAAGTTTTCCCATGCCCAGACCCGCATGCGCCATGGCAAGCAGATTGTGACATGCGGTAACTCCTGATCCACAATAAGTTACAGATTCTTCAGGGTTGGTATTACCTAATACTTCCAAAAACCTGTTTTTAAGTTCCTCCGGGGGAAGAAAATAGCCCTCATTCCCGATATTACCTGCAAACGGGAGTGATTTTCCTCCGGGAATATGCCCGGCTACAGGGTCGATCGGTTCTGTTTCACCCAGATAACGAGGCCTTTCACGGGCATCTATCAATGTGCAGGCATGCTTTGTTTTGGCATATGTAAAATCTTCGATATCAGCGATATATTCGTTTCTGATTTGCGCTGTGAATGTTCCTCCGGGCCCCAAAAAAGGCTGGTCCGATACCGGATGCCCTGCTTGTTTCCATTTTGCCCAGCCGCCGTCCAACACAGCTGTCTGATCGTGCCCCAACCACCGCAACAGCCACCAAAGCCGTGCGGCAATTCCTCCGGCTCCCTGATCGTAAACGACTACCTGAGTGTGGGTTTCAATTCCCCAACTGGAAAAAAGGGCTACCAGTTTATCCGTATCCGGCAAAGGATGGCGGCCGCTTTTGCCCGGGATTATAGGAGAAGACAGATCCCGGTCAAGGTGGGCATATACAGCGCCGGGAATGTGAGAATTCCCATATTCGGTTTCGCCCCAACGGGTATCGCCAAGGTTAAACCGGCAGTCGACGATCCTGAAATTGGAATCATTGAGATGGGGGAGAAGGTCATGAGCAGAAATGAGGGTAGTAAACATATTATTCAAAATCAGGAATCAAAATCAGGAATCAAAAGATAACCGAGGCAGAAGAAGACAATTCCGATCTGCCTTTCCGGAAAATTTTCAAATAAAAACGCTACTGCAATCAGGCCGGTAAAGGCTACCATAAGGGTGTTTTTTCTCCGGAATGCATTTTTTAAAGGGTAAAAAATCACCCATAAAAGATACAGAAAACCCACAATACCTACACCACTGAGATACTTCAGATACAGGTTGTGGGGAATTTTTATATGGTCGGGTACCGTCGTGTACATGCCTATTTGGATGAGATGGCGTTCGATTTCCGGGCCAATATCTTCGAGTCCGGTACCGACAACAGGATTTTCAGTGAAAATATCCCAGGCCTCGCCCCAGGCGAGGAGCCGTGAAGAAATCGAGTTGTCCTTATATATTCCCGATTGGTTTTTATACTGGTTGTAGTCCCAAATACTCACCTGGACTCTTGTATGAAAAGAAGGAATGGTATAGTAGGCGATTACCGGAAGCAAGACTAACAGTAACAAAAAAGACAATCCTTCTTTCCATCTCTTTTGTGTCATGATCTCCATCATGAGCCATGCCAACCCCCCCGCATAAAAACTCACCTGGGCTGTACGGCTATTGAGGATGTGCAGGGAAACGATATTTACCGCAGTAGCCAAAATCAGTAGAAACAATAGCTTTCGGCTCAGATACTGCCTTTTTTTCAATATCAAAAATATACCAAGAATACAGGCGAAGGCCAGCAATAAACCAAAGTAAATATGGCTGATACTTCCAAAAACATCAATATTGCTGTTCTGCCGTACTTTCTCCATTTCTTCTGCATAGTTTTTCCAGAATATCGAGAGCGTAATGATCGCCCAGAGGCATTGAACAAAAATGAAGGTCAGGCCCAGTATATATTTTTGTTTGCCGTTAAGTGCCGGTAAAAGCACCAGGGCGACAGGAATCAGTAGAATAGACAGTTTAGTTTTGACGTCCCGGAGCCAGCCATCGGAGTTTTCGGTGAAAATACCAGAGATCACGGCAATAAAAAAAAGCCCGGCAAGCAGGCCGGCCGAGCGAAGTTTTTCTCTGTTAATGGAAAAGTTTTGGCGGTTTTGCCAGAGATTCCAAAGCCCGGCAGCCAGTAAAGATACCATTCCAAAACTGAGAACGGCTTTGGAAGCGGTAAGTCCCCCCACCATTGCGAGCAGGAGGAAAAACGAAACATTGGCGGGGGTGAAATAGCTTTTCATGAGCCGGGAAATAAAGAAATTCGTGCGAGAAAAACCATTTATTCACCATACAAAACCGGAAAATCCATATCCAGCCGGGCCTGCATATCGCTGATAATTTGGATTACCTGTTCCTTGTAATCATCATCCAGCTGATTCCAGTTTGTTCTGCGGTTATCCAGCTTTGCAGGAAGTTTGGATGCAAAGTGTATGGGAAAAGGCAATTGCGCGAAATCACAGATTTGCCGGGTGAAAGCTACCGGGTTGTTGCAGAAGTTTTCATAGCGAAGGGTAAGCGTGTCCGGTTTCTGATACCAGTTTTCGTAAAAATACTCCATACTCCGCACCCAGAAATTGGCCCGTGCATATAGCTGGTGTTCGGGGTTTTCTGTATTTCTTTTCCAGTAGTCTTTCGAAACAATTTGCCCAGGGCCATCGCGAAGGATGATAACTTTTCGAATATCATCTTTGCCAAAATTCTCCTGCAAAAACGAAGGCATATAAAAGAGCCAGGGATTTTTTAGAAGTAAGGTTTGGGAGGAAGGTACGGAAAACTTTCGGTCAAAGATTTTCCGAAACCGGTGATGGGTTTCGGCGTCAAACCGCGGTTCCTGATAATGGACAAAACCTTCCCGGTTGATGGTGGCATAATCATCTTCCAGCCGGATAAATCCCGCATCAAATTTCCTAAGGATTTTGGTGAGGGTGCGTTCTTCCAGGTTTGGCTTAAAGCGCGCCCTCCGGAGACAGATTTGCGGGTGTTTTCTCAGGATGTCCACCAGCAAGGTAGTGCCGCTGTTCCAGTATCCGACAATAAAAATTGATTTCACGATTATCCACCCCAATTGAGTTCGATGCCCTGTTTTCCGGGTTCCGGGAATAAACAACTGAAATTATACTGTTGTTTTTCAGCTTCCGTAAAGACACTGCGAAGAACTTCATTGTCGTGGTTAAAAGCAAAAACAATTTCTTTGGACATGTCTCTTTTTGGGTGGAGGATAATGCGGGCCATAGCTTCTTTATTGGGGAGTCCATGGCGGCTGCCGTCGGTGCTGACAACATAATAACTTCCGTCAACGAGGTCGAGCATTTCATGGGTATTGCTCGCTTTACTGGAATGGTGGGAGAGTTTTACCACATCCACTTTCATGCGGTTTTCCTCAGAATAACCCAGCGCGCGGAGGCTTTCGCCTACTACTTTGCCATGCGCATCGCCCAATAAAAGCATCTTTACGCCACCATATTCAAAAGTGAATGCAATGCTACTGCCGTTGGGAATAGAAGTATCTGCATTTTCTTTATTTTGAGCCAAAACTTCCAGCGGTTGGTCGTAGTCGAGGGTAATGACAGCCCGGGTACTTTCCATTTCTTCCTGCCATTCGCGGTTGAGTTTGGCGAGTCCTTCTTCTGCAGGTGAGAGAATGGTGAGTGTTGCCCCATAGAGTTCGTGGATCTGCCCGGTCATAACTGGTTGGGTATGCCAGTTGCCATTTTCCTCCAGAAAATCTTCCAGACTTATGCCTTGCGCGAGGCTTCTGGATTTGTCGCCGGTATCGGGCAATGCCACAGCCCGGGAGTTATCAGGTTGCTGGTTGAAGTAAGCGGAAAGCAGGACACCAGAGTTGAACCAGAACTGTTTTATCCAGTCTTTGGGAAACGTGGCATCATTGCAGAAGGCAAGTACACCACCGATATGATCCTGATCTACATGGGTTACGACCAGCAGATCAATGGATGCATTGGCTTCGTGCATGCGTTTGAGAAAGTCCTTATGATAGTTTTGGTAAGATTTCACCAACCCACCGTCAATCCATATATAATGACTTGATCCTGCATGGTCTTCAAAACCTAACAGCAGCGTATCTCCATTGTTTGCCGGAAGGGACGCAAATTTCACACGAGGCCTGGGCGGCTCAGGTGTTGGTTCTTCCGGCTTGGAAACAACTTCGTCATCGGGTAGATCCGGAACGAGAACAGGGCCCTTGGTATCATTGCTACCGGAAGATTCGGCTTTTGGAGGTATAACAGGATCTTGTTTGGGTTTGGTTTCCGGTTCAGGCTGGGGATCCTGATTTGGTTCCATATCAGGGGTGTTTCCAAACAAATTGAAAAAAAAGCTTTTAATGATGCGGACGATTCGGGTAATCATAGGGGAGAGGTTTGTTTAGCTGCTATATTAGTGATAATCAGGAACTAAGCCAAAGGATAAAATTTCTATTAATTTTTGGTGTATCTGATGAAATAAAAGTTGTAACTTATTTCAGAATTGGAAGCAACCAGAATTTCGAATATACAGATACTAATAATCAGGAATTTATGTATGACATTGTCTGTCTCCGGTATAGCTGCAAATGATTGCCCAATTCTTCCACGTTAATTTATTATTGTATGATTTACTTTTATTTCATACCTTAGATTGAGAATCAGGAACTAAACAAGTTTAGGCCTGTTCTGAAAAGGATCCATGTATTTACCTAACGACTACTATTATGAACAAAACCCACCCTTATTTGGTGCTTCACCATCTATTTAATCGAAAATCAAAAATCTTACTTCTGAGTGCCTGTATGATGTTATTTGCTCAGATTGGCTTTGCGCAATCTCAGAAAATAACCGGTACAGTATTGTCTCAGGACGGTTCTGCTTTGGCTGGAGCGACCGTACTGGCCAAAGGAACGCAGCGTGGCGTTCTGACTGACGGCGAAGGTACCTATAGCCTGGATGTACCTGCCGGTGTTACCACCCTGGTTGTTTCCTACATTGGTTTTACTACTCAGGAGGTAGAAATTGCCGGTCGCAGCCAGATCAATATTTCTATGGTAGAAAGTTCTTCTACTTTGGATGAGGTCGTAGTGGTTGCCTACGGTACGCAAAAGAAAGCTACCGTTACCGGGGCCGTTGTGGGTGTTTCCGGAAAAGATATCATGCCTTCTCCGGCAGTCGATATCTCCAACTCATTGGCAGGTCGTCTGCCTGGTCTGGTTGTGATCCAGCCAAGTGGTGAGCCTGGCTACGACGGTGCGCTTATCCGTATCAGAGGTACAAACACACTGGGAAACAGCAGCCCGCTGGTAGTAATTGACGGTATTCCTGATCGTGATGGTGGTTTAGGCCGACTGAGCCCGCAGGATATCGAGTCTATCTCTGTACTGAAAGATGCTTCTGCTGCGATCTATGGAGCAAGAGCGGCAAATGGTGCAATCCTGATCACTACCAAACGCGGTAAAACAGGTAAGCCCTCCGTTACTTATGATTTCAATCAGGGATGGGCACAGCCAACGGTTATTCCCCAAATGTCAAATGCTGTTGAGTATGCCAATATCATGAACGAGCTGCCGATCTACAGAACAATCCCTGTGGATGAGTGGGCTACCGCATGGCAAAGCATTCAGACTACAGGTACTTATGATTCTCCTACGCCGGGTGTTTCTACCCTGAATGCGAACTACAGCCCTGATGCTGTTCGCAAGCATGGCGATGGTTCTGATCCCTGGGGATATCCTGACACCGACTGGTTTGGTGATGCGTTTAAAACCTGGTCTCCTCAGGCACGTCACAACCTGCAAATCGGTGGTGGTTCTGAAAGCGTAAAATATATGGCGTCTATGGGTTATGTAAACCAGGATGCGTATTACAAAAATTCGGCTACCCGTTATCAGCAGTACAGCCTTCGTATCAATCTTGATGCAAAAGTAAACAAGTACATCAATACGAGCCTGGGTCTGATGACACGTCGCGAAGATCGCCGGTTCCCGACTCAGTCAGCGGGTGCAATTTTCCGTATGCTGATGCGTGGAAGACCCACCGAGCCGGAAGTATGGCCCAATGGCCTGCCAGGACCTGACATCGAAAATGGTCAGAATCCTTATGTAATCACTACCAACGCTACAGGTTATCAGGACAATCCTACCGGTTACCTGCAGGCTAATGGCTCTGTAGTTGTTACCAATCCATGGATTGAAGGACTGAAGCTGACACTGAGTGGCTCTATTGACCAAAACAGCCAAACTAATAAGATCTGGGAAACTCCCTGGAGTCTTTATTATTGGGATCGCGTTTCTTATGAAGCAGATGGTAAAACCCCGCTGTTGGTGGGTGCCGTTCGTTCCAACTTTAAAGATCCACGCCTTACACAGGGTTACAGCAGTGTGCTGAATACCAACATGACCGGTATGCTTTCTTATGACCGCACTTTTGGTGGCCATACACTGAACCTTCTGGCAGGGGTAACCAGAGAGAAATTTACCGGAGAAGGATTTTTTGCATTCCGTAGAAACTATATTTCTGGTGCGGTTGATCAGTTGTTTGCCGGTGGATCACTCCAGCAAAATACAGGGGGTAGCGCTTATGAAAGAGCTCGCCTTGGTTACTACGGTCGTGCGCAATACAACTATAAAGAAAGATATCTGGCAGAATTTATCTGGAGATATGATGGTTCTTACATTTTCCCGGAATCACAAAGATTCGGCTTCTTCCCAGGTATCCTCGCAGGTTGGAATATCTCCAATGAAGATTTCTTCAATGTGAGCTTCGTCAACTATCTGAAACTCCGTGGATCTTTCGGCCAGATGGGTAATGACCAGGTATTCTACAATGGTGCCCTTCAGGAATATGCCTATCTGTCAACCTATGGTTTCGGTGCCTATCCTATCAATGGTGCTGTGGCTACTACCCTCAGAGAGACAATTCTTGCTAACCCTAACTTTACATGGGAAAGAGCGAATAACCTGAACGTGGGTCTTGATGGATCACTTTTTGGTGGTAAAGTTGACTTTACTTTCGAATACTTCTACAACAGACGTGATCAGATCCTGATCCAGTTGACGGGTTCTACTCCTGCATCATCCGGTATTAGTTCACTCCTCCCTCCTGTGAATGGTGGTAAAGTTGACAACCGTGGTTTCGAGTTTAATGTTGCTTACAATGGAAGTACTTCTGGAAACTTAATGTTCCGCGCCGGTCTCAACGGTGGATATGCACAAAACAAAGTGGTATTCATGGATGAAATCCCTGGTGCACCAGAATATCAGCTGCAGGAAGGCAAACCAATTGGCGGTTATTTAGTTTATAAGTCAGACGGTGTATTCATGGACAAAGCTGCGATCGAAGCTAATACCATTGACTACAGTGCCGTTACTTCTCAACTGATTCCCGGTGATATGAGATTTGAAGATGTAGACGGAGATGGAAAAATTACAGCAGACGACCGTGTACGTCTGAACCAAAATGCAACGCCAACCTTCAACTTTGGTGCTACGCTGATGCTTCAATACAAAGGATTTGATCTGAATGCCCTTCTTCAGGGTGCTACAGGTGCTTCTATCCGTTTTGGAACAGAATCAGGTGATATCGGTAACTTCCTGAAATACAGCTATGACAACCGGTGGTCTATTGACAATCCTAGCAGTGAGCATCCTCGTCTGGCTAGTAGAGGTGATACTTACTTTACCGGTGGTAGCTTTGGTAACAATACCTACTTCCTTTTCAGCAAGAATTATATCCGTCTGAAAAACCTGGAATTGGGTTACCGGATCTCTCCTGATGTACTTTCAAAAGTGAAAGTAGGCAGCGTAAGGTTCTATGTCAATGCACTGAACCTCGTTACGTTTGATAAACTGAAGATATTTGACCCGGAAACAACAACAGGTAGTGGTGTTTACTATCCACAGGCCAGAGTCATTAATGCAGGTTTTAGTCTAACATTCTAAGATAATCTGAAATGAAGATAACCAAAAAACTACTTCTTATAGCCTTGTCTGTGTCGGCTGTACTGCTGTCATGTAACAAGGACTTTCTAAATACTCAGCCGCTTGATAAGATTTCGAGTGAGGCTACCTGGGCTGATGGCCCCCTTTCTGAGGCTTTTATTTTTAACGTATACTCTTTCCTCGGTTATGGAGGTTTTGAAGAACAGGGACTCTCTGCGATTACCGATGAGGCGATGTTTACGCATGCCGGCCGGAATATCAACCCCTTCAATGAAGGAACAGAAAGCCCTTCCAGCCTTGCATGGATGAGTAGTACTTATGAGTGGGGAACCATGTACCTGGCAATCAGACAGGCGAATATAGCCATCGACAGGCTGCCTACTTCTTCCTTTGACGATGATGCACTCCGCGATCGTCTGCTGGGTGAGGCGCATTTTCTGCGCGCTTATTACTATCACCAGTTGGTTCGCTATTACGGTGGTGTACCTATCATCGATAAGCCTTATGGTCTGGATGAAGATTATTCTATTGAAAGAAATACCTGGGCACAATGTGTGGACTTCATTGTAGGTGATCTTGATAAGGCTGCTACGCTTCTGGATGGCAAGGCAGAAACGCCAGGCCGTGCTTCCAAGCTTGCTGCCATGGCGTTAAAAGCCAGAATCCTTCTGTATGCTGCCAGTGACCTTCATGACGGGCCTACTGTTCAGTCCAAGTCAAACACATTGGGTTCTTATGCAAACCTGGATCTGATTGCGTATACTTCCGGAGACCGCGCCTCCCGCTGGCAAGCTGCAAAATCAGCTGCTAAGGCAGTACTTGATGCAGGACAAGGTTACAAGCTGGATCTTACTGCTCCGGTTTCTGCTGAAGAAGGCAAAGCCAACTATATTTCCATCTATACCGGTGGTGGAAGTGCTGTCGGTGATGCATCTGCAGCAGTAGAACTTCTGTTTCAGCGTACACATACTGCGCTTTATACCCAGGAAGATAACTGGCCATTAGGTGGTATTCACTTTGGTATCAATAATGGTCCAAACGGTTACCACAACTGGGCAGGTAATACGCCTATTCAGCAGCTGGTGGATGACTACGAAATGATGGACGGTTCAAAATTTGACTGGAGCAATCCCACACAGGCGGCTGATCCTTATGCAGATCGCGACCCTCGTTTTTATGCGAGTATCATGTATGACGGTGCAGGTTGGAAACCACGCCCTTCTGACGTAACTGCTTTGGATCCTGCCAACCAGATTCAGACTGGCTACTACGATGACGGAGCGGGCGGTACGATCAATGGTATTGATACCCGTGAGTCAGCTATTGAAAACTGGAACGGTAGCCGTACCCATTACTACGTGCGTAAATTTATCGATCCGGATCCGGCATTAGCTGATAACCAGTCAAGTGCGCAGGTTATTCCATGGCCCTTTATTCGCTACACTGAAATGGCACTTGCCTATGCAGAGGCTTGTATCAAAACCGGTGATGATGGTGAAGCCAGAGCCTGGATCAACAAAATTCGTTTCCGCGTGGGTATGCCTGAAGTTACCGAATCCGGTGAGGCACTGTTGGCTCGCCTGATCAATGAGCGCCGTGTGGAACTGGCTTATGAAGAACACCGCTACCATGATGCCCGCAGATGGATGATTGCGAATGAAACTCTCGGAAGAGGTATCAAAGCGATCAACATTACGGCTACCCTCAAGCCCGGTGCAACCCCACATGTTCCATACAGACATGATAAGGCGGTATATGACTACACTTACACAGTGGTAGATAATACCGAAAATGAGACCCGTACATGGAATGATAAAATGTACTTCAGACCTTTCAACAGAGATGAGATCAGCCGTAATGAAAAGCTGATCCAAAACCCTGGTTATTGATCTGTTTGCTGATTCATTTCCTATAATAAGAAAATCTATCTCTGAGTTATTGGAGATAGATTTTCTTACTTTTGTACCTATTATGAAATTCCATTCCCAAATAAAAATAGCCTTAACCGGCGTGTTTTTTCTTCTGACATTTACCAGTTGCCATAAGGAAAAACCTGAAAATTCTACGGGCTTGGCTGCTTTACCCCAATTGCCGCCATTATTTACCCTCTTACAGCCGGATCAAACCAATGTCCGTTTTCAGAACACACTCACTGAAGGCCTGAATACAAATATTCTGATGTATGAGTATTTCTACAACGGTGGAGGCGTCGCGGTCGGTGATTTGAACGGAGACGGGCTGCCTGATCTGTATTTTACCTCCAATATGAGCGACAACAAATTGTATATCAATCAAGGCGATATGCAGTTTGAAGACGCTACAAGCGTTTCCGGTGCTGCCGGAAGGCTCGGCCCATGGAAAACCGGCGTTACGGTTGTCGATATCAACGGCGATCATAAACTCGATCTCTACCTTTCCTATTCCGGCGCCCTACCTGATGAAAAACGCGCAAATCAATTGTTTGTCAATCAGGGGAATGATAGCAATAATTTTCCTGTTTTTACTGATAAAGCGGCTGAATATGGATTGGCCAGCCAGGGGTTTAGTAATCAGGCATATTTTTTTGATTATGACCGCGACGGAGACCTCGACGCAGTTATCCTCAACCACAACCCCAAATCTCTGCCTGTCCTCAACGAAGTCAGCACAGCTGAGTTTCTTAAAAAAGATGATCCCTTCCGTGGCGTCCGTTTATACAAACAAACAAACAATGTTTTTGAAGACGTAACGGAAAAAGCTGGAATCAGCGGATCTGCGCTTACCTATGGTCTCGGAGTGGGCATTACAGATGTAAATAATGATGGATGGCCTGATTTTTACATTTCCAATGATTATGCTGTTCCGGACTATTTATACATCAACAATCAGAATGGAACATTTTCTAATAAACTCC
The Bacteroidia bacterium DNA segment above includes these coding regions:
- the trxA gene encoding thioredoxin, with protein sequence MSQPKTSFASLIQSSQPVLVDFYADWCGPCHAMAPVLRELAAEMKEKANIIKVDVDKNPQVAQAYQIMGIPTFILFQEGQVKWRGSGVMPKTQLKNVIEQFA
- a CDS encoding sulfotransferase is translated as MKSIFIVGYWNSGTTLLVDILRKHPQICLRRARFKPNLEERTLTKILRKFDAGFIRLEDDYATINREGFVHYQEPRFDAETHHRFRKIFDRKFSVPSSQTLLLKNPWLFYMPSFLQENFGKDDIRKVIILRDGPGQIVSKDYWKRNTENPEHQLYARANFWVRSMEYFYENWYQKPDTLTLRYENFCNNPVAFTRQICDFAQLPFPIHFASKLPAKLDNRRTNWNQLDDDYKEQVIQIISDMQARLDMDFPVLYGE
- a CDS encoding O-antigen ligase family protein, translating into MKSYFTPANVSFFLLLAMVGGLTASKAVLSFGMVSLLAAGLWNLWQNRQNFSINREKLRSAGLLAGLFFIAVISGIFTENSDGWLRDVKTKLSILLIPVALVLLPALNGKQKYILGLTFIFVQCLWAIITLSIFWKNYAEEMEKVRQNSNIDVFGSISHIYFGLLLAFACILGIFLILKKRQYLSRKLLFLLILATAVNIVSLHILNSRTAQVSFYAGGLAWLMMEIMTQKRWKEGLSFLLLLVLLPVIAYYTIPSFHTRVQVSIWDYNQYKNQSGIYKDNSISSRLLAWGEAWDIFTENPVVGTGLEDIGPEIERHLIQIGMYTTVPDHIKIPHNLYLKYLSGVGIVGFLYLLWVIFYPLKNAFRRKNTLMVAFTGLIAVAFLFENFPERQIGIVFFCLGYLLIPDFDS
- a CDS encoding sulfurtransferase, whose protein sequence is MFTTLISAHDLLPHLNDSNFRIVDCRFNLGDTRWGETEYGNSHIPGAVYAHLDRDLSSPIIPGKSGRHPLPDTDKLVALFSSWGIETHTQVVVYDQGAGGIAARLWWLLRWLGHDQTAVLDGGWAKWKQAGHPVSDQPFLGPGGTFTAQIRNEYIADIEDFTYAKTKHACTLIDARERPRYLGETEPIDPVAGHIPGGKSLPFAGNIGNEGYFLPPEELKNRFLEVLGNTNPEESVTYCGSGVTACHNLLAMAHAGLGMGKLYPGSWSEWITNPERPVAVGEEV
- a CDS encoding Crp/Fnr family transcriptional regulator, which codes for MDQLITQYIPFAEKDFLEEIKQYGLLKTLPAHTVILEEGSSVHVLPVVLRGLIKASSMGEEKDLLLYYIRPGESCIMSFSSYMTHSESKIQAVTETETDLLLIPVERLDGWLRKYPSLNRFLFSLYNLRYLDLLNTVDQLVFRNLDERLFEYLKTRAVNQSTDTLHSTHQEIANDMGTAREVISRTLKKLESSGKIKLARNEIKLLGM
- a CDS encoding DUF2892 domain-containing protein is translated as MKRNMGNTDRIVRILVAVVIAALYFTNVIGGTLAIILGVVAGIFILTSIVSFCPLYAIFGLNTCKVTS
- a CDS encoding redoxin domain-containing protein; the encoded protein is MKDIQRSIWGVVGLLVWAGLFTACSSSKNDTGDTQIASTDPGYEIKIKVKNFTADKAYLAHHYGSSNQLKDSADVTNGSFTFAGKEHLPEGLYMVILPPKNTFFEIIVDKDQFFELETDTASYVEHMKATGSVENEVMYGDIGFLADQRKKVEGLRTQLQAASGNEAKTKEIEAQIRQVDTLVMNHRQKLFTENPDLFFTKFLLSMENPQVPPAPEGADENYAFYYYRKQFFDKVDFSDGRLLRSPSLWNRVNQYMDKLTVKHPDSIIQSIDYILGLARQNDDNFEYLVAKLLNTWGVESKLMGMDAVYVHMVERYYLSGDAWWADSALLNKMIERATALSPNLIGRPAPNFAAFDLNGNPLPLYDVDAKLTILYFWDYDCGHCKKITPELSKIYPKYLSKGVKVYAVSINGDVEVWKKKLVEYGLGQAINVQDHRRQTGFDGMYDVLSTPRIFILDKDKIIRYKQIAVEQVEEILDRELEEIAKKDTPGS